The following proteins come from a genomic window of Sardina pilchardus chromosome 1, fSarPil1.1, whole genome shotgun sequence:
- the LOC134091752 gene encoding histone H2A, with translation MSGRGKTGGKARAKAKTRSSRAGLQFPVGRVHRLLRKGNYAQRVGAGAPVYLAAVLEYLTAEILELAGNAARDNKKTRIIPRHLQLAVRNDEELNKLLGGVTIAQGGVLPNIQAVLLPKKTEKSK, from the coding sequence ATGAGTGGAAGAGGCAAAACCGGTGGCAAGGCGAGGGCTAAGGCCAAGACTCGATCCTCTAGGGCTGGACTTCAGTTCCCCGTGGGCCGTGTGCACAGGCTGCTGCGTAAAGGCAATTATGCCCAGCGCGTTGGCGCTGGTGCACCGGTCTACTTGGCTGCCGTGCTCGAGTACCTGACCGCTGAGATCCTGGAGTTGGCCGGCAACGCTGCCCGTGACAACAAGAAGACTCGTATCATTCCCCGCCATTTGCAGCTGGCTGTGCGTAACGACGAGGAATTGAACAAGCTGCTCGGCGGAGTGACCATCGCTCAGGGTGGTGTGCTGCCTAACATCCAGGCTGTACTGCTGCCCAAGAAGACTGAGAAGTCCAAATAA